A region from the Citrobacter telavivensis genome encodes:
- the hlyD gene encoding secretion protein HlyD — MKKPVVIGLVIAALLAVIAGGTWWYQSRQDNGLTLYGNVDIRTVNLSFRVGGRLASLTVDEGDAIKTGQVLGELDHAPYENALMQAKAGVSVAQAQYDLMLAGYRQEEIAQAAAAVKQAQAAYDYAQNFYNRQQGLWKSRTISANDLENARSSRDQALATLKSAQDKLSQYRSGNREQDIAQAKASLEQAQAQLAQAELDLHDTTLVAPANGTLLTRAVEPGSMLSAGGTVLTLSLTRPVWVRAYVDERHLSQAQPGREILLYTDGRPDKPYHGKIGFVSPTAEFTPKTVETPDLRTDLVYRLRIVVTDADDALRQGMPVTVKFGNEAGHE, encoded by the coding sequence GACTGACGCTCTACGGCAACGTGGACATCCGTACCGTTAACCTCAGCTTTCGCGTCGGTGGTCGACTCGCATCACTGACGGTGGATGAAGGCGATGCCATTAAAACAGGACAGGTGCTGGGCGAGCTGGATCATGCTCCCTATGAGAACGCCCTGATGCAGGCAAAAGCCGGTGTTTCCGTCGCGCAGGCCCAGTACGATTTGATGCTGGCGGGCTATCGTCAGGAAGAGATTGCCCAGGCAGCGGCAGCGGTGAAACAGGCACAGGCCGCCTATGATTACGCGCAGAATTTCTACAACCGTCAGCAGGGATTGTGGAAAAGCCGCACCATTTCCGCTAACGATCTGGAAAACGCCCGCTCTTCCCGCGACCAGGCGTTGGCAACGTTGAAATCCGCACAGGACAAACTGAGTCAGTACCGCTCCGGTAATCGTGAACAGGATATCGCCCAGGCGAAAGCCAGCCTTGAACAGGCGCAGGCACAGCTGGCGCAGGCGGAACTCGACCTCCATGACACCACGCTTGTCGCCCCGGCGAACGGCACGCTGTTAACCCGCGCGGTTGAGCCCGGCAGCATGCTCAGCGCAGGGGGTACCGTGCTGACGCTCTCCCTCACCCGACCGGTTTGGGTGCGCGCCTACGTCGACGAACGTCATCTTTCTCAGGCACAGCCGGGACGCGAAATCCTGCTGTACACCGATGGACGTCCCGACAAGCCGTATCACGGTAAAATCGGCTTTGTCTCCCCGACCGCAGAATTCACCCCGAAAACGGTAGAGACGCCGGACCTGCGTACCGATCTGGTTTACCGCCTGCGTATTGTTGTCACCGATGCCGACGACGCCCTGCGCCAGGGCATGCCGGTGACGGTGAAGTTCGGCAACGAGGCTGGACATGAATGA
- a CDS encoding ATP-binding cassette domain-containing protein → MNDAVITLSGLTKRFSGLEKPAVAPLDCTIHAGYVTGLVGPDGAGKTTLMRMLAGLLRPDGGSATVIGFDPIKNDSALHAVLGYMPQKFGLYEDLTVMENLNLYADLRSVTGDVREKTFARLLEFTSLGPFTGRLAGKLSGGMKQKLGLACTLVGEPKVLLLDEPGVGVDPISRRELWQMVHELAGDGMLILWSTSYLDEAEQCRDVLLMNEGELLYQGEPTQLTQTMAGRSFLMHSPQENNRKLLQRALKLPQVSDGMIQGKSVRLILKKEATADDIRRGNGMPAIDISETAPRFEDAFIDLLGGAATSESPLGAILHTVEGTPGETVIEAKALTKKFGDFAATDHVDFAVQRGEIFGLLGPNGAGKSTTFKMMCGLLVPTSGKALVLDMDLKVSSGKARQHLGYMAQKFSLYGNLTVEQNLRFFSGVYGLRGRAQNEKIARMSEAFGLKSIASHATDELPLGFKQRLALACSLMHEPDILFLDEPTSGVDPLTRREFWLHINSMVEKGVTVMVTTHFMDEAEYCDRIGLVYRGKLIASGTPDDLKAQAADDDTPDPTMEQAFIRLINDWDKEHGNA, encoded by the coding sequence ATGAATGACGCCGTCATCACGCTGAGCGGGCTGACTAAACGTTTTTCCGGACTGGAAAAGCCGGCAGTCGCCCCGCTCGACTGTACGATTCACGCCGGATACGTGACCGGTCTGGTGGGACCGGACGGTGCAGGGAAAACCACGCTGATGAGAATGCTGGCGGGTTTGTTGAGGCCGGACGGCGGCAGCGCAACGGTGATTGGCTTTGATCCGATTAAAAACGACAGCGCGCTGCACGCGGTGCTGGGTTACATGCCACAAAAATTTGGCCTGTATGAAGATCTCACCGTGATGGAGAACCTCAACCTATACGCCGATTTACGCAGCGTTACAGGCGATGTGCGGGAAAAAACCTTTGCCCGCCTGCTGGAATTCACCTCGCTCGGCCCGTTTACCGGTCGTCTGGCGGGAAAACTCTCCGGCGGGATGAAACAGAAACTGGGGCTGGCCTGTACGCTGGTCGGTGAACCCAAAGTACTGTTACTGGATGAACCCGGCGTCGGCGTTGACCCCATCTCACGGCGCGAACTATGGCAGATGGTGCACGAACTGGCGGGCGACGGGATGCTGATCCTGTGGAGCACGTCGTATCTGGATGAAGCCGAACAGTGTCGGGACGTTCTGCTGATGAACGAAGGCGAACTGCTGTATCAGGGCGAACCGACTCAACTGACACAAACCATGGCCGGGCGCAGTTTTCTGATGCACAGCCCACAGGAAAACAACCGTAAATTGCTCCAGCGGGCGCTGAAACTACCGCAGGTCAGCGACGGCATGATCCAGGGGAAATCGGTTCGTCTGATCCTGAAAAAAGAGGCCACAGCAGACGATATTCGCCGCGGCAACGGCATGCCGGCGATCGATATCAGCGAAACCGCGCCACGCTTCGAAGATGCGTTTATCGATCTGCTGGGCGGGGCTGCCACCTCTGAATCGCCGCTGGGCGCCATTTTGCACACCGTCGAAGGGACACCGGGCGAAACGGTGATTGAAGCGAAAGCCCTGACCAAGAAATTCGGCGATTTCGCCGCCACCGATCACGTTGATTTTGCCGTCCAGCGCGGGGAAATTTTTGGCCTGCTGGGCCCCAACGGCGCGGGAAAATCCACGACCTTTAAAATGATGTGCGGCCTGCTGGTGCCCACTTCCGGCAAAGCGCTGGTGCTGGACATGGATCTGAAAGTCAGCTCCGGTAAGGCGCGTCAGCATCTGGGCTATATGGCACAAAAATTTTCGCTGTACGGCAACCTGACGGTGGAGCAAAACCTGCGCTTTTTCTCCGGCGTTTATGGCCTGCGAGGACGTGCGCAGAACGAAAAAATTGCCCGCATGAGCGAGGCGTTTGGCCTGAAAAGTATCGCCTCGCATGCCACCGATGAACTCCCACTGGGCTTTAAGCAGCGTCTGGCGCTGGCCTGTTCGCTGATGCACGAACCCGACATTCTGTTTCTCGACGAACCCACTTCTGGCGTCGATCCCCTCACCCGCCGCGAGTTCTGGCTGCATATCAACAGCATGGTGGAAAAAGGCGTGACGGTGATGGTGACGACGCACTTTATGGACGAAGCGGAATATTGCGACCGTATCGGCCTGGTCTATCGCGGGAAGCTGATTGCCAGCGGCACGCCGGACGACCTGAAGGCGCAGGCGGCCGATGATGACACGCCGGATCCGACCATGGAACAGGCATTCATCCGGCTGATTAATGACTGGGATAAGGAGCACGGCAATGCGTAA
- a CDS encoding ABC transporter permease subunit — MRNRLLSWRRVRALCVKETRQIVRDPSSWLIAVVIPLLLLFIFGYGINLDSSKLRVGILLEQQSEEALDFAHTMTGSPYIDATISDNRKALIEKMQAGRIRGLVVIPVDFAQQMARANDTAPIQVITDGSEPNTANFVQGYVEGIWQIWQMQRAEDRGETFEPLIEVQTRYWFNPAAISQHFIIPGAVTIIMTVIGAILTSLVVAREWERGTMEALLSTEVTRAELLLCKLIPYYFLGMLAMLLCMLVSVFILGVPYRGSLLLLFFITSLFLLSTLGMGLLISTITRNQFNAAQVALNAAFLPSIMLSGFIFQIDSMPAVIRAVTYIIPARYFVSTLQSLFLAGNIPVVLIVNVLFLIASAVMFIGLTWIKTKRRLD; from the coding sequence ATGCGTAACCGCCTTCTCTCCTGGCGCCGCGTGCGGGCGCTGTGCGTCAAAGAGACGCGACAGATCGTCCGCGACCCCAGTAGCTGGCTGATTGCTGTGGTCATCCCACTGCTGCTGCTGTTTATTTTTGGCTACGGCATTAACCTCGATTCCAGCAAGCTGCGGGTAGGGATCCTGCTTGAACAGCAAAGCGAAGAGGCGCTGGACTTTGCCCACACAATGACCGGTTCGCCGTACATTGACGCCACTATCAGCGATAACCGCAAGGCGCTGATTGAAAAAATGCAGGCCGGGCGCATTCGTGGGCTGGTGGTCATTCCGGTCGATTTCGCCCAACAAATGGCGCGCGCCAACGACACCGCACCGATTCAGGTGATTACCGACGGCAGTGAACCCAATACCGCCAACTTCGTACAGGGCTATGTGGAAGGCATCTGGCAAATCTGGCAGATGCAGCGAGCGGAAGATCGCGGGGAAACGTTTGAACCGCTGATTGAAGTGCAGACCCGCTACTGGTTCAACCCGGCGGCCATCAGTCAGCATTTTATTATCCCCGGCGCGGTGACGATCATCATGACGGTGATCGGCGCGATCCTCACCTCGCTGGTCGTCGCGCGCGAATGGGAACGCGGTACGATGGAAGCATTGCTCTCCACCGAAGTGACGCGCGCCGAGCTGCTGCTGTGTAAACTCATCCCCTACTATTTCCTCGGCATGCTGGCAATGCTGCTGTGTATGCTGGTATCGGTGTTTATTCTCGGCGTCCCGTATCGCGGATCGTTACTGCTGCTGTTTTTCATCACCAGCCTGTTTTTACTCAGCACGCTGGGGATGGGGCTGTTGATTTCCACCATCACCCGCAACCAGTTTAATGCCGCCCAGGTGGCGCTTAACGCCGCTTTTTTACCGTCGATTATGCTGTCAGGCTTTATTTTCCAGATAGACAGCATGCCCGCGGTGATCCGCGCGGTGACCTACATTATTCCGGCGCGTTACTTCGTCAGCACGCTGCAAAGCCTGTTTCTCGCTGGTAATATTCCGGTGGTGCTGATTGTCAACGTGCTGTTTTTAATCGCTTCGGCGGTGATGTTTATTGGTCTGACGTGGATAAAAACCAAACGTCGGCTGGATTGA
- a CDS encoding ABC transporter permease subunit, with the protein MFHRLWTLIRKELQSLLREPQTRAILILPVLIQVFLFPFAATLEVTNATIAIYNEDNGKHSVELTQRFARAKAFTHILLLKSPQEIQPTIDTQKALLLVHFPADFSRNLDTFQSAPMQLILDGRNSNSAQIAANYLQQIVKNYQQELMEGKPKPNNSELVVRNWYNPNLDYKWFVVPSLIAMITTIGVMIVTSLSVAREREQGTLDQLLVSPLTTWQIFIGKAVPALIVATGQASIVLAIGIWAYQIPFAGSLALFYFTMVIYGLSLVGFGLLISSLCSTQQQAFIGVFVFMMPAILLSGYVSPVENMPVWLQNLTWINPIRHFTDITKQIYLKDASLQIVWGSLWPLLVIATTTGSAAYAMFRRKIM; encoded by the coding sequence ATGTTTCATCGTTTATGGACGTTAATTCGCAAAGAGCTGCAGTCGCTGTTACGCGAGCCGCAGACCCGCGCGATCCTGATTCTGCCGGTGCTGATTCAGGTGTTTCTGTTTCCCTTTGCGGCGACCCTGGAAGTGACTAATGCGACCATCGCCATCTATAACGAAGACAATGGGAAGCATTCGGTTGAGTTGACCCAGCGCTTTGCTCGCGCCAAAGCCTTTACCCATATTCTGTTGCTGAAAAGCCCGCAGGAAATCCAGCCCACGATCGATACGCAAAAGGCGCTGCTGCTGGTGCACTTTCCGGCGGATTTCTCGCGCAATCTGGATACCTTTCAGTCTGCGCCCATGCAGTTAATTCTCGACGGACGTAACTCGAACAGCGCGCAGATCGCCGCCAACTATCTCCAGCAAATCGTGAAGAACTATCAGCAGGAACTGATGGAGGGCAAACCGAAGCCTAACAACAGCGAGCTGGTGGTGCGCAACTGGTACAACCCTAACCTCGACTATAAGTGGTTCGTGGTGCCATCACTGATCGCGATGATCACCACCATTGGCGTGATGATCGTCACCTCGCTGTCCGTGGCGCGCGAACGTGAACAGGGTACGCTGGATCAGCTGCTGGTCTCCCCGCTCACCACCTGGCAAATCTTTATTGGTAAAGCGGTTCCCGCGCTGATTGTCGCCACCGGACAGGCCTCTATCGTGCTGGCAATCGGTATCTGGGCGTATCAGATCCCGTTTGCCGGGTCGCTGGCGCTGTTTTACTTCACGATGGTGATTTACGGACTGTCACTGGTGGGCTTCGGGCTGCTGATATCCTCGCTCTGCTCCACACAGCAGCAGGCATTTATCGGCGTGTTCGTCTTTATGATGCCGGCGATTTTACTGTCGGGGTACGTCTCCCCGGTCGAAAATATGCCGGTCTGGTTGCAGAACCTGACATGGATAAACCCTATCCGTCACTTCACGGATATCACCAAGCAAATCTATTTGAAAGATGCGAGTTTGCAGATTGTCTGGGGAAGCTTGTGGCCGCTACTGGTGATAGCGACCACGACGGGATCAGCGGCGTATGCGATGTTTAGACGCAAAATTATGTAG
- a CDS encoding EEP domain-containing protein yields the protein MTQSTRNFSFNVLTINTHKGFTAFNKRFILPELRDAVRTVGADIVCLQEVMGAHEVHPLHVENWPDTTHYEFLADTMWSDYAYGRNAVYPQGHHGNAVLSRYPIEHYENRDISVGSSEKRGVLYCRIVPPQLGKPIHVMCVHLGLREAHRQAQLTLLADWINALPDGEPVVVAGDFNDWRQKANRPLKAAAGLDEIFTRARGRPARTFPASLPLLRLDRIYVKNAHASSPTMLPLRNWRHLSDHAPLSAEIHL from the coding sequence ATGACTCAATCGACGCGAAATTTTTCATTTAACGTGCTCACTATTAATACGCATAAAGGCTTTACCGCCTTTAACAAGCGCTTCATTTTACCGGAACTGCGCGATGCCGTTCGTACGGTTGGCGCCGACATCGTCTGTCTGCAGGAGGTGATGGGCGCGCACGAGGTGCATCCGCTGCACGTCGAAAACTGGCCGGATACCACCCACTACGAATTTCTCGCCGACACCATGTGGAGTGACTACGCCTACGGGCGCAACGCCGTCTATCCGCAAGGGCATCATGGCAACGCGGTACTGTCACGCTATCCTATTGAACATTATGAAAATCGCGATATCTCAGTCGGCAGCAGTGAAAAGCGCGGCGTACTCTATTGTCGCATTGTCCCCCCGCAGCTTGGGAAACCGATTCATGTGATGTGTGTTCACCTCGGCCTGCGCGAAGCCCACCGGCAGGCGCAGCTCACTCTGCTGGCAGACTGGATCAATGCCCTGCCCGACGGCGAGCCGGTGGTGGTGGCCGGTGATTTCAACGACTGGCGGCAGAAGGCAAACCGTCCCTTAAAAGCCGCCGCCGGGCTGGATGAAATCTTTACCCGCGCCCGCGGTCGCCCGGCGCGGACTTTTCCCGCCAGCCTGCCGCTGCTGCGCCTCGATCGTATTTACGTGAAAAATGCCCATGCCAGTTCGCCGACAATGCTGCCGCTGCGCAACTGGCGGCATCTCTCAGACCATGCCCCTCTTAGCGCGGAGATCCATCTATGA
- the clsB gene encoding cardiolipin synthase ClsB — MKCGWREGNQIQLLENGDQYYPAVFAAIADARQKIILETFIWFEDEVGKQLHAALLSAAKRGVKAEVLLDGYGSPDLSDAFVGELTSAGVVFRYYDPRPRVFGMRTNVFRRMHRKIVVIDDRVAFVGGINYSDEHMSDYGPEAKQDYAVRVEGPVVADILQFEVENLPGQSAVRRWWRRHHRAEENRQPGEAQALFVWRDNDEHRDDIERHYLKMLTQARREVIIANAYFFPGYRLLHAMRKAARRGVRVKLIVQGEPDMPIVKVGARLLYNYLVKGDVQVYEYRRKPLHGKVALMDDHWATVGSSNLDPLSLSLNLEANLVVHDRAFNQTLRDNLNAIVAEDCKRVDESMLPKRTWWNLTKSVLAFHFLRHFPALVGWLPAHTPRLAQVDPPAQPEMETQDRVEVQNTGAKP; from the coding sequence ATGAAATGTGGCTGGCGTGAAGGTAATCAGATCCAGTTACTGGAAAACGGCGACCAATATTACCCCGCCGTGTTTGCGGCGATTGCCGATGCGCGGCAGAAAATTATTCTGGAAACCTTCATCTGGTTTGAAGATGAAGTGGGGAAACAGCTTCATGCGGCGCTGTTATCCGCGGCGAAACGCGGTGTGAAGGCGGAAGTACTGCTGGACGGCTACGGCTCGCCGGACCTGAGCGACGCGTTCGTCGGCGAACTGACCTCGGCAGGCGTGGTGTTTCGCTACTATGACCCCCGCCCTCGGGTGTTCGGCATGCGTACCAACGTCTTTCGCCGCATGCATCGCAAGATTGTGGTGATTGACGACCGGGTGGCATTTGTCGGCGGGATTAATTATTCCGACGAGCATATGTCCGATTACGGGCCCGAGGCCAAGCAGGATTACGCGGTACGAGTGGAAGGCCCCGTCGTCGCCGATATTCTACAGTTTGAGGTGGAAAACCTCCCCGGACAGAGCGCGGTGCGCCGCTGGTGGCGTCGCCATCATCGTGCTGAAGAGAACCGCCAGCCCGGCGAGGCGCAGGCGCTGTTCGTCTGGCGCGACAACGACGAGCACCGCGACGATATCGAGCGTCACTATTTGAAAATGCTCACTCAGGCGCGGCGGGAGGTGATTATCGCCAACGCCTACTTCTTTCCCGGTTACCGGTTGCTGCATGCCATGCGCAAAGCCGCCCGACGGGGCGTGCGCGTGAAACTAATTGTGCAGGGTGAACCGGATATGCCGATTGTGAAAGTGGGCGCTCGCCTGCTGTACAACTATCTGGTGAAAGGCGATGTCCAGGTTTACGAGTACCGACGTAAACCGCTGCATGGCAAGGTGGCGCTGATGGATGACCACTGGGCGACGGTCGGATCCAGTAATCTCGACCCGCTCAGCCTGTCGCTCAATCTGGAGGCCAACCTGGTCGTACACGACAGAGCGTTTAACCAGACGCTGCGCGACAACCTCAACGCGATCGTTGCCGAAGACTGTAAACGGGTGGACGAGTCGATGCTGCCGAAACGCACCTGGTGGAACCTGACCAAAAGCGTACTGGCGTTCCACTTCTTACGCCACTTCCCGGCGCTGGTCGGCTGGCTTCCGGCGCATACCCCCCGTCTGGCGCAGGTTGATCCGCCAGCACAGCCCGAGATGGAAACGCAGGATCGGGTGGAGGTACAGAACACAGGAGCGAAACCCTGA
- a CDS encoding UPF0104 family protein, which produces MAKSHPRWRVAKKILTWLFFIAVIVLLVVYARTVNWEDVWTVIRDYNRVVLLSAVGLVILSYLLYGCYDLLGRAYCGHRLAKRQVMLVSFICYAFNLTLSTWVGGIGMRYRLYSRLGLPGGTITRIFSLSITTNWLGYILLGGIIFTFGVVQLPAHWYIDESTLRILGVALLLIIAIYLWFCAFARHRHMTIKGQKLVLPSWKFALAQMAISSTNWMVMGAIIWLLLGQEVNYFFVLGVLLVSSIAGVIVHIPAGIGVLEAVFIALLAGEQTSQGIIIAALLAYRVLYYFAPLLLALMSYLLLESRAKKLRAKNEKAMAK; this is translated from the coding sequence ATGGCAAAATCACACCCGCGCTGGCGAGTGGCGAAAAAGATCCTCACCTGGTTGTTTTTCATCGCCGTGATTGTGCTGCTGGTTGTCTACGCCAGGACAGTCAACTGGGAGGATGTATGGACGGTTATTCGCGATTATAACCGGGTGGTATTACTGAGCGCCGTTGGACTGGTGATCCTCAGCTATCTACTCTATGGCTGCTATGACCTGCTGGGACGCGCCTATTGCGGTCACAGACTGGCAAAGCGGCAGGTGATGCTGGTGTCGTTTATCTGCTACGCCTTCAACCTGACGCTCAGTACCTGGGTCGGCGGCATCGGTATGCGCTACCGGCTCTATTCCCGCCTCGGCCTGCCGGGTGGCACCATCACCCGTATTTTCTCCCTGAGCATCACAACCAACTGGCTGGGTTACATTTTGCTTGGCGGGATCATCTTCACCTTTGGCGTGGTGCAACTGCCCGCACACTGGTATATCGACGAAAGCACTCTGCGTATTCTGGGCGTGGCGCTGCTGCTAATTATCGCCATTTATCTGTGGTTCTGCGCTTTCGCCAGACATCGCCATATGACCATTAAGGGACAAAAGCTGGTGCTGCCGTCATGGAAATTTGCACTGGCTCAGATGGCTATCTCCAGCACCAACTGGATGGTAATGGGAGCGATCATCTGGTTGTTGCTGGGTCAGGAGGTGAACTACTTTTTCGTGCTCGGCGTGCTGCTGGTCAGCAGTATCGCGGGGGTGATTGTCCACATTCCGGCGGGGATTGGCGTACTGGAAGCGGTCTTTATCGCGCTGCTGGCGGGAGAACAGACGTCGCAGGGCATCATCATTGCCGCGCTGCTTGCGTACCGCGTGCTGTATTACTTTGCCCCGCTTTTGCTGGCGCTAATGAGTTATCTGCTGCTGGAGAGTCGGGCGAAGAAACTACGGGCGAAAAACGAAAAGGCGATGGCGAAGTGA
- a CDS encoding BAX inhibitor (BI)-1/YccA family protein — MDRFPRSESIVQARSGLQTYMAQVYGWMTVGLLLTAFIAWYAANSSAFMELLYTNRIFFFGLVIAQLAVVFVLSGLVNRLSAGVMTTLFMLYSVLTGLTLSSIFIIYTASSIASTFVVTGGMFGVMSLWGYTTKRDLSGWGSMLFMALIGIILASLVNFWLKSEALMWAVTYIGVVVFVGLTAYDTQKLKNIGEQIDVRDSSNLRKYSILGALTLYLDFINLFLMLLRILGNRR, encoded by the coding sequence ATGGACCGATTTCCACGATCCGAATCAATCGTGCAGGCCCGTTCCGGCCTGCAAACCTATATGGCGCAGGTCTACGGCTGGATGACTGTCGGGCTGCTGCTAACCGCGTTTATTGCGTGGTATGCGGCGAATTCCAGTGCGTTCATGGAGTTGCTTTATACCAACAGAATCTTTTTCTTTGGCCTTGTCATTGCACAATTAGCAGTCGTATTTGTGTTATCGGGTCTGGTCAACAGACTCAGTGCGGGCGTCATGACCACACTGTTTATGCTCTATTCAGTCCTGACCGGTCTGACGCTTTCCAGCATTTTTATTATTTATACCGCGTCCTCCATTGCCAGCACCTTTGTGGTCACCGGCGGGATGTTTGGCGTGATGAGCCTGTGGGGATACACCACGAAGCGCGATCTGAGCGGCTGGGGCAGCATGCTGTTTATGGCGCTGATTGGCATCATCCTGGCCTCACTGGTGAACTTCTGGCTGAAGAGTGAAGCGCTGATGTGGGCAGTGACCTATATCGGGGTGGTGGTGTTTGTCGGGCTGACCGCCTACGACACCCAGAAGCTAAAAAATATCGGTGAGCAGATCGATGTGCGCGACAGTTCTAACCTGCGTAAATATTCTATTCTCGGCGCGCTAACGCTGTATCTGGACTTTATTAACCTGTTCCTGATGCTGCTGCGTATCTTAGGCAACCGTCGCTGA
- the moaE gene encoding molybdopterin synthase catalytic subunit MoaE produces the protein MAETKIVVGPAPFSVGEEYPWLAERDEDGAVVTFTGKVRNHNLGDSVKALTLEHYPGMTEKALAEIVDEARARWPLGRVTVIHRTGELWPGDEIVFVGVTSSHRSSSFEAGQFIMDYLKTRAPFWKREATPEGERWVEARDSDRQAAQRW, from the coding sequence ATGGCTGAAACGAAAATTGTTGTCGGGCCTGCGCCGTTCAGCGTGGGGGAAGAGTATCCCTGGCTGGCGGAACGCGACGAAGACGGCGCGGTGGTGACCTTTACCGGTAAAGTGCGCAATCATAATCTTGGCGACAGCGTGAAGGCGCTGACGCTGGAGCACTATCCGGGGATGACGGAAAAAGCGCTGGCGGAGATTGTTGATGAAGCGCGGGCGCGCTGGCCGCTGGGACGCGTCACGGTGATTCACCGGACTGGCGAACTGTGGCCGGGCGATGAAATCGTCTTTGTCGGCGTCACCAGTTCGCACCGCAGCAGTTCGTTTGAGGCCGGGCAGTTCATCATGGACTATCTGAAGACGCGCGCGCCGTTCTGGAAGCGTGAAGCCACGCCGGAAGGCGAGCGCTGGGTGGAAGCCCGCGACAGCGATCGTCAGGCGGCGCAACGCTGGTAG
- the moaD gene encoding molybdopterin synthase sulfur carrier subunit has product MIKVLFFAQVRELVGTDALDVAADFPTVEALRQHLAANSNRWALALEDGKLLAAVNQTLVSFDHPLTAGDEVAFFPPVTGG; this is encoded by the coding sequence ATGATTAAGGTTTTGTTCTTCGCCCAGGTTCGTGAACTGGTGGGTACAGATGCGCTGGACGTCGCGGCAGATTTCCCGACGGTAGAAGCGCTGCGTCAGCATCTGGCGGCTAACAGCAACCGGTGGGCGCTGGCCCTGGAAGACGGCAAACTGCTGGCGGCGGTAAACCAGACGCTGGTGAGTTTTGATCATCCGCTGACGGCGGGTGATGAAGTGGCTTTCTTTCCACCGGTCACGGGAGGCTGA
- the moaC gene encoding cyclic pyranopterin monophosphate synthase MoaC, producing MSQLTHINAAGEAHMVDVSAKAETVREARAEAFVTMHSETLAMIIDGSHHKGDVFATARIAGIQAAKRTWELIPLCHPLLLSKVEVQLQAQPEHNRVRIESLCRLTGKTGVEMEALTAASVAALTIYDMCKAVQKDMVIGPVRLLAKSGGKSGDFKADSND from the coding sequence ATGTCGCAACTGACTCACATTAACGCCGCCGGTGAAGCGCATATGGTGGATGTGTCCGCGAAAGCAGAGACCGTCCGCGAAGCGCGCGCCGAAGCTTTTGTCACCATGCACAGCGAAACGCTGGCCATGATTATCGACGGTAGCCACCATAAGGGCGACGTGTTCGCCACCGCGCGCATTGCCGGGATTCAGGCGGCTAAACGTACCTGGGAGCTGATCCCACTGTGCCATCCGCTGCTGCTGAGCAAAGTGGAAGTACAACTGCAGGCACAGCCAGAACACAATCGTGTGCGTATTGAGTCGCTGTGTCGCCTCACGGGAAAAACCGGCGTGGAGATGGAAGCGCTCACGGCGGCGTCAGTGGCCGCGTTGACCATTTACGACATGTGCAAAGCGGTGCAGAAAGATATGGTGATTGGCCCGGTACGCCTGCTGGCGAAAAGCGGCGGCAAGTCTGGCGATTTTAAGGCGGATTCGAATGATTAA
- the moaB gene encoding molybdenum cofactor biosynthesis protein B produces the protein MSQVSAEFIPTRIAILTVSNRRGEEDDTSGHFLRDAAQEAGHQIIDKAIVKENRYAIRAQVSAWIASDEVQIVLVTGGTGLTEGDQAPEALLPLFDREVEGFGEVFRMLSFEEIGTATLQSRAVAGVANKTLIFAMPGSTKACRTAWDNIIAPQLDARTHPCNFHPHLKK, from the coding sequence ATGAGTCAGGTAAGCGCTGAATTTATCCCGACCCGCATTGCTATTTTGACGGTATCGAATCGTCGTGGCGAAGAGGACGATACCTCCGGCCATTTCCTGCGTGATGCCGCGCAGGAAGCGGGACATCAGATCATCGATAAAGCGATTGTCAAAGAGAACCGCTACGCCATACGCGCGCAGGTTTCGGCGTGGATTGCCAGTGATGAAGTGCAGATAGTATTGGTAACCGGTGGCACGGGTTTGACTGAAGGCGACCAGGCCCCGGAAGCGCTGCTGCCGCTGTTTGACAGAGAAGTGGAAGGCTTTGGCGAAGTGTTTCGCATGCTGTCGTTTGAAGAGATTGGCACGGCCACGCTGCAGTCGCGCGCGGTGGCGGGCGTGGCCAACAAAACGCTGATTTTCGCGATGCCGGGTTCTACCAAAGCCTGCCGCACTGCGTGGGACAATATCATCGCGCCGCAACTGGATGCCCGTACGCATCCCTGTAATTTTCACCCACATCTGAAGAAATAA